Proteins encoded within one genomic window of Humulus lupulus chromosome 1, drHumLupu1.1, whole genome shotgun sequence:
- the LOC133825130 gene encoding uncharacterized protein LOC133825130 has translation MASNPIIVLMTKELLTAKNFMKGKYNINIVLISDNSKFVVTENKPDFLGENAMKSVREKYDRWTFANNKAKAYMPASMSEMLKNKMEDVKTAFDIMEQLQEMFGHKSAQASFKAPKKYVNCMAPGNHVRDHFIKITNYFHEVELHGAIVDEKTQVGIILNSLGANFLMLTMNYFLNKLDYGMA, from the coding sequence ATGGCCTCCAACCCCATTATCGTTCTTATGACCAAGGAGTTACTAACCGCCAAGAACTTCATGAAAGGGAAGTataatatcaacatagtgttgatcaGCGACAACTCGAAGTTCGTGGTGACTGAAAACAAACCAGACTTTCTTGGAGAGAACGCCATGAAGTCTGTGAGGGAAAAGTATGATCGTTGGACTTTTGCCAACAACAAGGCAAAGGCATACATGCCCGCCAGCATGTCAGAAATGCTAAAGAACAAGATGGAGGATGTCAAAACTGCTTTCGACATCATGGAACAACTCCAAGAAATGTTTGGGCACAAGTCGGCGCAAGCTAGTTTCAAGGCTCCTAAGAAGTATGTAAATTGTATGGCACCTGGCAACCATGTTCGTGATCATTTCATTAAGATCACGAACTACTTCCATGAAGTTGAGCTGCATGGAGCAATAGTAGATGAGAAGACTCAAGTTGGAATCATTCTCAACAGTCTTGGAGCCAATTTTCTTATGTTAACCATGAACTATTTCCTTAACAAGCTGGACTATGGAATGGCTTAG